A genomic stretch from bacterium includes:
- a CDS encoding replication-associated recombination protein A: MELFDEQRQKINQPLAVRMRPRNLTEFVGQQHIIGEGKLLRRAIESDRITSIILYGPPGCGKTALAQVIANTTNSYFERLNAVTSGVVEVRQFLQQAQDRKRFEAKKTILLIEEIHRFNKPQQDALLPDVEEGNISLIGTTTQNPFFTISSPILSRAQIFQLNPLNSQEIETILINSLKDKERGLGKYEVIMDKKALEHLIKISDGDARRALNALEIGVLTTPPKNSKIYFTLKVSEESIQQKSVVYDQDGDAHYDTISAFIKSMRGSDPDAALYWLAKMIYAGEDPRFIARRILICAAEDVGNADPQALVVATAAFQALEFIGMPEAKIPLAQAVTYIASAPKSNAAYLGIEAAMKDVTTEKTKEVPKPLRDTHYKGAKKLGYGIDYKYPHNFKDHFVQQKYIPDKNKTYYQPTNQGYEAKIKERLDKLRAME, encoded by the coding sequence ATGGAATTATTTGATGAACAAAGACAAAAAATTAACCAACCGTTAGCGGTGCGGATGCGACCGAGAAATTTAACTGAATTTGTCGGACAACAACATATCATAGGCGAAGGGAAATTACTCAGACGGGCAATTGAATCTGACCGCATAACCTCGATCATACTTTATGGACCACCTGGTTGTGGGAAAACAGCCCTGGCTCAAGTTATAGCCAATACGACTAATTCTTACTTTGAGAGATTAAATGCGGTTACTTCTGGTGTGGTTGAGGTCCGTCAATTTCTTCAACAAGCACAAGACCGCAAAAGATTTGAGGCAAAAAAGACCATCTTGCTCATCGAAGAAATTCACCGATTTAATAAGCCTCAACAAGATGCCCTATTACCAGATGTAGAAGAAGGGAATATTTCATTAATTGGCACCACAACACAAAATCCATTTTTTACGATTAGTTCACCAATTTTATCTCGAGCTCAGATTTTTCAACTTAATCCACTAAATTCACAAGAAATAGAAACGATTTTAATCAATAGCCTTAAAGATAAAGAAAGAGGATTAGGGAAGTATGAAGTGATAATGGATAAGAAAGCATTAGAGCACTTGATAAAAATTTCAGATGGAGATGCCAGACGGGCACTAAATGCCTTAGAAATTGGCGTTTTAACTACACCACCTAAAAACAGTAAGATTTATTTTACCTTGAAGGTATCTGAGGAGTCTATTCAACAAAAATCTGTTGTTTATGACCAGGATGGTGATGCACATTACGATACTATCTCAGCTTTTATTAAGAGTATGCGTGGTAGTGACCCGGATGCGGCTTTGTATTGGTTAGCGAAGATGATTTATGCTGGAGAAGACCCACGATTTATTGCCCGGAGAATACTGATTTGTGCGGCTGAAGATGTGGGGAATGCCGACCCACAGGCATTGGTCGTGGCAACAGCCGCATTTCAAGCATTAGAATTTATTGGAATGCCAGAGGCTAAAATCCCTTTAGCCCAGGCGGTTACTTACATTGCCTCTGCCCCGAAAAGCAATGCCGCTTATCTTGGCATTGAGGCAGCAATGAAGGATGTAACCACAGAAAAAACAAAGGAAGTCCCAAAACCCCTCCGTGATACACATTACAAAGGGGCGAAAAAATTAGGCTATGGCATAGATTATAAATATCCACATAACTTTAAAGACCACTTTGTTCAACAAAAGTATATCCCTGATAAAAACAAAACCTATTATCAACCTACAAATCAAGGATATGAGGCAAAGATTAAGGAAAGATTGGATAAATTGAGAGCAATGGAATGA